In the genome of Helicovermis profundi, the window TTTCAATAATTGATATAATTATATCATAATTTTTTATATATAATAAAAAATTATGATATTTGTAAAAATATAATAATATCTAAATGTTTTTTATGTACTTATTATAAATATTATTAGTCAAATTTATGTCTAAAATGATATAATCATTATGGTGATAAAATGAAAAAGAAAATGACTTATTTAATTGTAGTAAACAAAACCAATCTTTTTAAACTTGAGAATATGCTGTTGTCAAACAACATTGCTTATGATTATTTTCCAACACCAAAAGAAATTTTATCTGTATGCACAAAATCAATAAGAATTAAACCTTCATTTGCTGAAGAAGTTTCTAATTTGCTATATTTGTATACAGATGTATTAGTTGAAAAAATCATCACATTATAAAGTTAAGCCAATATATCAACAAAGTTGTTATATTGGCTTAACTTATATATGAATTTGTTTTTAGTATTTTTTTATTTCTTATCTTTCTTCTTCTTATTTCTTCTAAATATTCGTCGACATCCCATTTGTCTTTTATGAATAATTTCAATTCTTTCTCTAGGTTAACAATTTCGACTTTTAATAAATTAGAGTTAGTATTAATAACACGCACTCTAGGTCTAGTTGGATTAAATCTATTATAATTTGCAACAATTCCCATTCTATCATCCGTTAATATCACTCCACTTCCTGGAGGGAATACACAAATATTTGTAATTACTGCTTTGTATATTTCGGTATCAATTCTATAAATTGATTCGCCGTTTAATATATCAAAGACCTTATATATAGACATTTTGTCTCTATATACCCTATTAGTAGACATAGCATCAAACATATCGCAAATCGTAACAATCCTAACATACTCAGGAATTTCAATCCCTTTTAATCCTAAGGGATAACCACTACCATCTAATTTTTCATGGTGCAACCTTATAATTTGTTTTGTTGTAAAGGAAAGTTTTTCAATCGAATCTACAATTTGAAATCCAAATTCAGAATGTTTCATGACTTCATTTCGTTCGTCTTCAGTAAGCTTACCAGGTTTTGCAATTAAATTATCTTTAACCATTATTTTACCAATATCATGAAGTAGCGCACCAAGAGCAATATTTTTTATATCATTCTTTTTATAATTAAGTGAATTTGCTGTTAAAATAGTAAGTACCGTAACATTAATACTATGTTTATATGTATATTCATCAGTATCAATTAAATCTGATAATGTAAATAGAATGTCCTTACTGTCACTTAGATCTTTTAAGATAGAATCAATAATTTTTTCTACAAGTATAAGATTTCCTTCAGGTATTAAGGTTTTTACTCCAAGTTTTTCATTATGTAAAGTATCTAAAAACACCTTTTTAATTGTACTTTCAGCTCTAGCAATTCTTTTTTCCTCTAAAGTATTAATAGGTATAATATCTTTTTTTATATCTTCTATAACATAAACAAAATTAATATTATGACCCATTAATTTTTTAAGTACTTTGCTATTAACAATAGTACCTCTGTTTAGAAGCATATTGCCATTGAAAGTAAAAACTGGTTCAACTATTTTATTTCCAATAATTCCTTCTCCAACTCTGGCTGGCTTCATAGATATTCTCCTAATATTAATTATTTCTCTTTAATATTATCGGCATTAATTGAAAAAAAATTAACATTTTTTTCAATTAATTTGATATAATATTATAAATTATTATTTAATAATAGCTTAGGAGGTCATATGTATTATATTTTTTTAGCACATGGTTTTGAGGAATTAGAGGCAATAACCGTTATAGATATGTTAAGACGTGCAAAAATTGATGTAAGAACCGTATCAATTAATGACAAAATTAAAGTTACAGGAGCACATAATATTACTATAAATACTGATTTATTGATAAAAGACCTTAGTAGCAAAAATATTGACGGAATAATTTTACCTGGTGGAATGCCTGGAAGTACCAATTTAAAGAATGATTCCACTCTAACTAAATTAATTTTTGAAAATTTCCATAGAGGCAAATTAATAGCTGCAATTTGCGCAGCACCTATTGTGCTTGCAAAGGCAAATATACTACAGGATATACAAGCAACTTGCTATCCAAGTTTTGAAAATCAATTGACAGGTGCCATAATAAGTGATGAGAAAGTTATAATTGATAAAAATGTTATAACGAGTAAAGGTCCTGGAACTGCCATTAACTTTGGATTCGAGCTTATTAAATATATAAGCGACGATTTAAATGCAAAATCAGTTATTAATGGAATGCTTGTAAATATTTAATAGGAAAACCGAGTGAATATTCACTCGGTTTTTTTAAAAATATTATTTAATTTATTCATTCTTTCATTTATTTTTTTTTCATAGCCATTTTCACTTGGAATATAATATTTGTGATTCCTTATTTTCTTCGGCAAATAATCTTGCTTAACATAATTATTAGGATATGAATGTGGATATTTATAAGTAAGACCATCAATACTCTCATTTTTTTTAGTCATTTTTAAAGAAGTCGCATCTTTTAAATAAAAAGGAATATTTCCGCAATCAAGTGTTTTGACGTCTAAGAGAGCATTATTAATTGCAATATATGATGAATTAGATTTTGGTGCACTCGCAAGATACGTTACAATTTGAGACAAAATAATTCTTGATTCAGGCATTCCTATTTTTTCTATAGCATTCGCTCCGCTTACAGCTAAGGTTAGTGCACTCGGATCAGCATTTCCAATATCTTCAGACGCGAGTATTATAAGTCTTCTTGCAATAAACTTTATATCTTCACCACCCATAATCATTTTAGAAAGATAATGAAGTGATGCATCTGGGTCAGAACCTCTAATTGATTTAATGAAAGCCGAAGTGATATCATAATGCGAATCACCTGATTTATCGTAATGAAAACTTTTTTCTTGAATACAATCTTCAATTATTTCTTTTGATATTACTGACCCATCAGAAAAATCAGAAGATAAGACTGCAATTTCAATTGCATTTAACGCTTTTCTTGCATCACCATCAACAATTTCACTTAGAAACTCAAGAGCTTCGCTTTCAACTTTAATATCGAAGTTTCCAAATCCATTTTCTTTATCTGATAGGGCATTTTTTACTATTTGTTCAATTTCGTCTTTAACTAATTTTTCTAATCTAAATACACTTGATCTTGAAATAAGCGCATTATTTACTTCGTAATACGGATTTTCAGTTGTCGCACCAATTAGAGTAATACTACCATCTTCTACAAATGGAAGTATTGCATCTTGTTGTGCTTTATTAAATCTATGTATCTCATCAATAAATAGGATTGTCTTTTTAAAGTAAAGACCTAAATTATCTTTTGCAATTTTAATAACCTCTCTTAGTTCTTTAACACCAGAAGTTACTGCATTTACTGTTCTAAAATCAGAAGTGGTTGTTTTTGCAATTACTCTAGCAAGACTTGTTTTACCAACACCTGGTGGTCCGTAAAGAATAATTGACCCAAGTTTATCAGCTTTTATTAATCTTCTTAGAATTTTATTTTCTCCAAGTATATGCTTCTGTCCAAAAAATGATTCTATTTTTTGGGGTTTCATTCTTTCTGCAAGTGGTGCGCTTTTTTCTAAATTCTTTTCCGCTGCAATCTCAAACAAATCCATAAATACCTCTTCTTTTCACTTATCTGATTATATGATAATTATATTGTATATTAAAAAAAATTAAAGTCTATACTTTTTTATAGACTTTAAAATAATTTTTACTTTATATATTCTTTTTCAATATATTCAGAAGTAGTAAGCATCAAAAGTGCACCATAGTCAATATTAAACTTTATCACACTACCTATGCTATAGTCTTTACCTGTATTTGTTAAATCAAGGATCAAATGATCACTGCTTGCCCCTACAATTTCAATATCTTTGTCATATGGAGTTAGTCCGTCTGGATTAACATCTTGCCTTCCAATGGCAATTATAGCTCTTTTCATTTTTCCTTTGTCTAAAAAAACAGGATTATTTCCAAAAGCATCCATACCAATATTGCCAGTAGGAATAGAGTCTTTTTCCTTTAGCTCAATTACTTCTGCTTCTAATGTAAATATATCAGTGTGCATTCCTTCAATTAATTCGCCAAACGCAGTTTCTCTTCCAAGAACAATAACTTCTCCAGGCCTTAAATTATTGATTTTACTTGGCATTTTACCATTATCAAGTAAATAAATACTGCTTGAATTTCCTCCAGAAATCATTTCTAATTTAATTTTAAATTTATTTTCAATATTAGTAGCAATTTCAGTTAATTTTCCAAGGTTAATTTCATCAGGAATAACTCCACCGTAACATGTAAGATTAACTCCGATACCATATAAATTAACACCAGAAAGTTTAAGAATTTCTTCAACCGTTTTATCAACGTCACAAGGCAGAATTCCTTCTCTTAAATCACCTAGATCAATCATTAATAAAACATTATGAATTTTATTCAATTTATTAGCTTCAACAGATAATGATTTTATAGTATCAATTTCAGAATTAAGACTAATATCCGCAAATTTAACAACTTCCTTAGTTTCAGAAAGCATAGGTAACCTAAGTAAGACTTTAGGAACCTTCAAATCTTTTATTTTTACTAAATTTGATATTCTAGAATCGGCTAACATATCAGCTCCACCGTCAACTACAGCTTTAGCAGCACTATTTAACGCACAAAACGATTTAGTTACAACCATTATACTTATACCATTTTTATCACATTTTTCTTTGATAAACTTTGTATTTTCTTCAAGTTTACAAAGATTAATTTTTAGTTTTGGATACATTAGTCCTCCTTAAAATCTAAGCTTTTTTTAAGCAACTTAATTGCGGCTATTTTATTTTCTTTAGATAAAACACCTAAAGATGCCATAATATAATCATTATCAATTAGTATTTTAGCTTCTTTATTTGGAAGAAGTTTATCTCCTCTATTACTTAATGCAATGCGTTTTAAAATTTTGATTCTCTTTGGAAGCCTTGTAAGAGCACCGCCTGTACCTATAATATATCTCACATTACTTAAATCTTTACCTTCAGCAATACTTTTCTTTCCACCACCAACAAATAAATCTCTAAAACCACCCGCATGCCTATTTGAAGATACTATTACTGCTTCTTCAGTAAGTCTTTCTACAAAAGTAATTTGATTTTTATTATTCGGAATTGCCACATGGTTTTCTATTAGAGAATTAAGCAAACTAGCTTCTACTTTCAAATCTTCTTCAAGTTTTTTTAATCCAATTATATCAACTATATTTTTCATATTTACATAAACGCCTAAATCCCCTTCTACAGTTCTTTTTGCAGTTGGTTCTGGACTTATTAGTATTGAATTAATTTCTTCTGAACCATCAGTAACTGAATGGATATCAGTGGTAGCTCCGCCTACATCAACAGTAACCAAATCCCCAATATCTTCTCTCAATATTTTTGATGCTTCCATTACAGCGCCTGGTGTTGGAATAATAGGTCCCATCACAAGTTCTTTGACATGTTCCATACCTGGTGCATGAATAATGTGTTCTTCAAATACATCTTGAATAACTTTTCTAGTAGGCTCTACATTTAAAGTATCTATTTTAGGATAAACATTATCTACAATATATAATAAATGTTCTTTATTATTTTCTTCAAATATAAGTTTAATTTCTTCTTGATTTTCAATATTACCCGCGTAAATAACAGGTACATGTAAGTCAAGTTCAGCAATTTTTTCTGCATTATAAATAGCTGTATCTCTTTCACCGTAATCTACTCCACCAGCTATTAAAATTATATTTGGTGATAAATCTTTAATTTTCTTTATATCTAATCTTCTTAATTTACCTGCTGTTAAAAAGTGAATATTTGCTCCTGCTCCAAGTGCTGCTTCTTTTGCAGCTTTTGCAGTCATATCATAAACAAGTCCATGGACAGTCATCTTAAGACCACCTGCCGCACTGCTGGTTGCAAGCATTAAATCATAAGAAATTTCTTCAAGATTTAATTTACTGCGCAAATCTTTTATAGCACTATTTAAACCAATATTAACATTTCCCTCTTTGACTGTTGTTGGTGACTGACCTTGTCCTACGAACAAAGGGTTTTCAGTATTTAAATCACTAAAAGCATTTACTACCGTAGTAGTACTTCCTATTTCTGCTACTAAAACATCAAATTTCATATTTCACCTCATAAAAAATAGGCTTCTCGCATTAAGCAAGAAACCTATTATTAATTAAGCCAATAATATTTTACCGCTTAAAATCCTATGCGTTTTTCATTTCTCTTCTTTTCTTAATAAAGAATGATGCTACATGGTTTCCTCTATCTGATTTTCCAAAACCTTGATCCATTCCATTTTTAACAGCAATTTCTGGTGTAACTTGAGTTCCACCTGCGCAAATAATTAATTTATCTCTTACGCCTTTTTCTATTGCATATTCATGTAATCTCTTCATGTTTTTATAATGAACGTCGTCATGAGAAATAATTGTAGAAGCAAGAATAGCATTTGCATTTAATTCAATTGCTGCGTCTACAAGTTTTTCAACTGGACAAGATGTTCCAAGATACTCAACATCCATACCATATTTTTCAATTCCACCATGTTTAATATCAATTACTTCTCTAAGTCCAACTGAATGCTCATCTTGTCCAACAGTTGCTGCAACAATTAGGAACGACTCCTTGTCTACATCTTCTCTAATTTCTTCATCATTAAGTAAATCAGGAAGTGGAGGAATTACAAGAGTATCTAAGTCAATATCAAACTCAACTTTACCTTTTAATTGAATTCTAGATCCTTCAGCAGGATGAAGCATTTCTGAATGAATTACTTCTACGTCTTTTAAATTCATTTTCTTAGCAAATTCAATTGCTGCAAATTCTGCAGTTCTTTGATTAGTTGGCAAGAAAATTTCAAGTTGAACTGTACCATCAGCTAACCACTCAACTTCTGGCTTAATTAAATTAGTATTTCTATATTTCTCATTAGCATCCATTCTAGTATTTACATTATCAACGTCATCAAGTTCGTCAATAAAAATAATTTTATCTGCGTTTTCTAATGTATCTCCATTAATTGCAGCAGAAGGATTCTTAGCTATTTCTTCACCGTACTGAGCTGCATTATTATAACCATAATGAGCAGTAACTGGAGCAAAATAATCATCATCTCTTGTATAAACAGTTCCAGCACCAACTCCGCCATCAATCTGTCTACCAATACCGTCTCCGTTTCTTTCAGGATATTTACCTGAATCTATGAAGAATCCTTTTTGAACAGATTCAAAGTATCCGCCTTGTTCAATCATTTCTTCCATATAAAGAATTGCTCTTTCTTTTAATTCTCTAACTTCTTTTTTCATGAAGCCATCTTTTTTTACTTCAACCATTTCTAGTATACCGTCTAAACCAACTAAAGTTTGTTTTGCAGTATCACATGCTTCAATATTATACATATGCCAAGGCACATTTCTACCTTCATCTGGTGTAATTGTTGATTGAATATCAGCGCTTGTAAGTTTTGAAATCATCATATTCATAACATGAGTAACTGTAGCTTCTCTTGAAGATGATGTAATATACTTAGTATTTTGCTGTGCTCTCATCTTATATTCACTAAATAAATCTCTTAAAGCAACAGCATAAGGAAGATCATATTTAGTACATGGCATTGGTGCAGCTGTAGGCGGAACTGTTGAAAGACAAATATTTTCTTTTTTCATACCAGCTTTATGTGAGAATATTGAGTTAAGTCCGTGCTGAACCATTAGTTCTGGCATAACCTTCCAAGCATCTCTAGCAGTAGCATTTGCATTATGCGCGCCATCTATTTGTGCCATATCTACAGCAGCCATAACTTTTTTTGATTCAGCAGCATCAACAAATGATCTTACCATATTAATATTTCTATAAAGTACATTATACTGCGGATCTTGATGAGCACCGTTAACGCCTTCTTCTGCAAACATAACAGCAATATCAGGACCAGCAACACCTGAAACATATGAATGATAATTAATTGGTCTACCAACTTCATCTTCTATAAAATCAAGCGCTTTTCTATGAGCTCTTACTTGCTTTCTAGAAACAGCTACTCCGCCAATTCCTTGTGGAGTTCCTTCTATAAGTCCATCAAAATGAGATTGTCCAGCAGTTCTAATAACCATTATATGGTCAGCTCCGTGCCAAGCTGCCATTCTCATTCTTCTAATATCATCTTCAAATCTACCAGATGCTATTTCTGTAGTGATAGTTTCTTGAGGTTGTGGATCTAAATTATCAAAATATCTAACAGCTGCAGGTATTCCAATTGAATTAGTTAAGCCTTCAGCACAATCATGATACTCATGTTGTCCTAAAATTAATTTATTAACTTTTTTTCTCCAAAGCCAACCTTTTCTCTTTGGTCTGTAGTTTTCAAGATCAGAAAGTATTTCTCTGATATCCATTTTTTCATTAATATCATATTTTTTCATTATTTCTGACCTCCTTTAAATATTTCAATAGCTTCATCCCATCTTTTCCCTTCCATTAGTTCAAGTCCTGCTTGTCTAATAGAAATATTATTCTTCTTAGATACTCTGTAAATTATATTTCCTACACCTTTACCAATTAATCCTCTTTCTATTGCACCATCAACAATTGGTTTAGCTTCAAGACTTGAAAATCCCATTCTTAATACAATTGATCTTTCAACTGCAGGTGAAGTATGAGTCTTTGCAAGATCAAGTAAAGGATCAACAAGTGTTTCTGCAAGTTGCCAGAATTTTGCTTTTATTTCTTCATCAGTTAAATTAACTAAATCTTTTCTTCTAGTTTGAAAATCATCGTCTCTCTTTAGGTAGCCTTTCATAATTCCTCCATTTTTATTTAATAGTTACATTAAGTTCTTTCAGTGCATTTATAACGAAGTCTTTATTTGTATTTGTATCTTCCATTAAAAATTCAATATCTTCATTGCTTACAGAAGTTAAATTGTTTTGTTTAATTGCATTTTTAACTAAAGATGTTTTTATTTTATCTAAGTCTAAATCTTTTGCTTTTAGAAGATCTGGAGTTTCAGGAAAAATAATATTTTTCCCTGGAATTTCGTCATTTGGATTACCAAATTTAATTTCGATTCCATTATCTCTTGCAAAAGATAATTGCGGTTGAATATGTTTTCCTGCACCAGTATATTCAGTTTCTTGAACAACTATTATTTGATCTTCGTCCATTTCTCTTGCAATACTAAACGCCGCAGCAAGTGAAACATTTCCAGCTGGTCCTCTTTCAAGACCTTCTAATTGTGCAAATGCTTCAGTCATATAAAATACTTGACCTTGAGTTACTGTAACGTACCTGTCCATATATCTAAGTGGACGAGCAGCAGAACGAGGAACATCAGATCTATCTGGCCAAGTTGAAAACGGTATTCCAAAACCAGTGTGTCCTGTAGTAAAAGATTTTTTGTTAAATTGCGTATCACTTGCCATATGAAGTCCACTTAAATCAACACTAGCAGCTACTACTTTAGTGCTTTTAGCTCCTGCTTTTTCAAGACCTCTTGCAGTACCTGTTAAATTTCCACCGCCTGCATTTGTGCAAACAACAACATCAGGATCTCTATTTTCAAGTTCTCTAAACTGCATAGCTATTTCGTATCCAAGAGTTTCAACACCTGCAATACCAAATGGAGTGTAAAGAGATGCGTTGAAATAACCAGTCTCTTCAAGTAGTCCTAAGAAAGTATAGAATAGTTCTGGTCCAACAGAAAGCTGAATTACTTCTGCGCCGTATGCTTCACATTTTCTAGCTTTTTCTATTATTTCAGGTTGTCCCATTCCTTTTGAATCATAGCATTCTTGTACAATTATGCATTTAAGTCCATGAATTGCAGCTTGAGATGCTACAGCAGCTCCGTAGTTTCCACTAGTTGCAGCAATTACACCTTTATAGCCTAATTTTTTTGCATGAAATACAGCATTTGCTGCTCTCCTTGCTTTAAAGCTTCCAGAAGGATTTGACGCTTCATCTTTAACAAAAATTCTTGCGCCTTTACCTTTTTCAGAAAACTTTCTAGCTAATGCCGTCAAATTTCTAAGTTCATAAAGTGGTGTGTTACCAACTCCACTAAAACTTTGCATTTCTTGCATTTCTTTTAAAGAGTAACCAGTTTCCTTCATCATCTTCTCATAATCAAAACCGATACCTTTAGCTTCAAACTTAGAATAATCAATTCCTACAGCTTTTTTCATTATTTCGTTTCTTCTTGACATTACAGCTTCATATGAATTATTTTTCATTATCTGCACCTCCAAAAAGAATTTCTTTTAAATCCATTCCGATTTTTAACAACTCAGGAATATTGTTTCCGAAAGAGTGAGTAAATGTTGGTTCAATTTCAACAACCTCTCCCTCAGCTTTTCTACCTGTTATAGTCTTAACTTCAATTTTATCGCCTTTTTTACCATCAATTAAAGCAAATCCTTTAACCCACATTTCTAGTGGCACATTTTTAGTGTCATCAGGAACTTGCGGTGCTCTTTCATCTTTCGTTAAAACTACATTATATATTTTAACCCAATCACCTTTTTTGAATTCCATCATATCACCTATTATCCTCTATAAATAAATTCTCTCATATCTCCCATAATTGCTCTTGGAACTGGTAAATCAATCATAGTCTTAAGACCAGGATGAGAATTGATAACGTGAGGGATCATATTACAACACATTGCAATTGTTCCAAGTCCGCCTTCTACTTCAGGTTTTATAACCATATTCACTTCTGGAGTACCTTTTATAGAAATATAATCACCAGTAAAAGTTCCTTCCATTTCTGGCTCAATTTGTTGTGGGTGAATCATATCGATTAGTACAGATCCATTAACATGTCCTTGACCAGTCATATTTACTCCAGCAACATCTCCAGCAGCAGCAAAACCGTAAGGAGCTTGTCTATCTACTGTTGTAACAATTGGTTTCATTTGTTGTTCGATTTTTTCAACCTTCCAGCCAATAGCGTCACCAATCATATTAATTGATTCAGAAAATCCAACGTGACCTGCTAGAGAACCATCTTCAACGCCTCTATTAAAATCATCAACTTTCATTCCAACGCCTTGCTCTTCCATTACAGCAGGTCCAAAAGGTGATAAACTATTTACTCTTTTTGCTTCAATATGTTCTACATCAGTCATACAACCTGTTAAAGTTACAACTAATAAGTCCATAATTAAACCTGGGTTAATTCCAGTTCCTAAAATTGAAACTCCGTTCTCTTTAGCAATTTTATCAAGTTCAGCTGCAAGTTCAGGATTCTGAGCTTTTGGATAAGCCATTTCTTCAGCAGTTGAAATTACATTAACTTTTTGCTCTAAGGCAAATTTTAATTTAGGAAAAGCTTTTTTAGTAAAAGAATCTGTAGCAATTAAACAAATATCGCAACATTTTTCAGTTAATACTTCTTTAATCTCAGGATTAATTAAAACTGATTTTCTTTCTCCTTTTTCAACACCTAAAACTTCAAATATATCTTTATTAACTCTTTCAGGGTGCATGTCACAAACTCCAACAATCTCTACACCTTTTTTGTTTAATAACATACGTGCCATTCCACTTCCCATAGCACCAAATCCCCATATTGCAACTTTAACGTTTTCTTTATTCATTTTTGCACCTCCATATTTTAGTCAATACTTAATATAGCAAACTGCGTGCCAAAGATTTAAAATTTATAATTATACATACCATAACTTACTATTTTTTTCGTATAAATATTGTATTTCCAAAGGTAATCTAATAAAAAATAGTAAAAAAAAAATAATATTATTTTTTTACTTGATTAAACATACACTAATTTATATAACAATATACATTCATAAATTGCTAGCAAAAAATAAACGCAAAATATTTTGCATAGTACATGCAAAATATTTTG includes:
- a CDS encoding replication-associated recombination protein A, with protein sequence MDLFEIAAEKNLEKSAPLAERMKPQKIESFFGQKHILGENKILRRLIKADKLGSIILYGPPGVGKTSLARVIAKTTTSDFRTVNAVTSGVKELREVIKIAKDNLGLYFKKTILFIDEIHRFNKAQQDAILPFVEDGSITLIGATTENPYYEVNNALISRSSVFRLEKLVKDEIEQIVKNALSDKENGFGNFDIKVESEALEFLSEIVDGDARKALNAIEIAVLSSDFSDGSVISKEIIEDCIQEKSFHYDKSGDSHYDITSAFIKSIRGSDPDASLHYLSKMIMGGEDIKFIARRLIILASEDIGNADPSALTLAVSGANAIEKIGMPESRIILSQIVTYLASAPKSNSSYIAINNALLDVKTLDCGNIPFYLKDATSLKMTKKNESIDGLTYKYPHSYPNNYVKQDYLPKKIRNHKYYIPSENGYEKKINERMNKLNNIFKKTE
- a CDS encoding ornithine aminomutase subunit alpha, which codes for MKGYLKRDDDFQTRRKDLVNLTDEEIKAKFWQLAETLVDPLLDLAKTHTSPAVERSIVLRMGFSSLEAKPIVDGAIERGLIGKGVGNIIYRVSKKNNISIRQAGLELMEGKRWDEAIEIFKGGQK
- the oraE gene encoding D-ornithine 4,5-aminomutase subunit OraE, with the protein product MKKYDINEKMDIREILSDLENYRPKRKGWLWRKKVNKLILGQHEYHDCAEGLTNSIGIPAAVRYFDNLDPQPQETITTEIASGRFEDDIRRMRMAAWHGADHIMVIRTAGQSHFDGLIEGTPQGIGGVAVSRKQVRAHRKALDFIEDEVGRPINYHSYVSGVAGPDIAVMFAEEGVNGAHQDPQYNVLYRNINMVRSFVDAAESKKVMAAVDMAQIDGAHNANATARDAWKVMPELMVQHGLNSIFSHKAGMKKENICLSTVPPTAAPMPCTKYDLPYAVALRDLFSEYKMRAQQNTKYITSSSREATVTHVMNMMISKLTSADIQSTITPDEGRNVPWHMYNIEACDTAKQTLVGLDGILEMVEVKKDGFMKKEVRELKERAILYMEEMIEQGGYFESVQKGFFIDSGKYPERNGDGIGRQIDGGVGAGTVYTRDDDYFAPVTAHYGYNNAAQYGEEIAKNPSAAINGDTLENADKIIFIDELDDVDNVNTRMDANEKYRNTNLIKPEVEWLADGTVQLEIFLPTNQRTAEFAAIEFAKKMNLKDVEVIHSEMLHPAEGSRIQLKGKVEFDIDLDTLVIPPLPDLLNDEEIREDVDKESFLIVAATVGQDEHSVGLREVIDIKHGGIEKYGMDVEYLGTSCPVEKLVDAAIELNANAILASTIISHDDVHYKNMKRLHEYAIEKGVRDKLIICAGGTQVTPEIAVKNGMDQGFGKSDRGNHVASFFIKKRREMKNA
- the ortB gene encoding 2-amino-4-oxopentanoate thiolase subunit OrtB, which translates into the protein MKNNSYEAVMSRRNEIMKKAVGIDYSKFEAKGIGFDYEKMMKETGYSLKEMQEMQSFSGVGNTPLYELRNLTALARKFSEKGKGARIFVKDEASNPSGSFKARRAANAVFHAKKLGYKGVIAATSGNYGAAVASQAAIHGLKCIIVQECYDSKGMGQPEIIEKARKCEAYGAEVIQLSVGPELFYTFLGLLEETGYFNASLYTPFGIAGVETLGYEIAMQFRELENRDPDVVVCTNAGGGNLTGTARGLEKAGAKSTKVVAASVDLSGLHMASDTQFNKKSFTTGHTGFGIPFSTWPDRSDVPRSAARPLRYMDRYVTVTQGQVFYMTEAFAQLEGLERGPAGNVSLAAAFSIAREMDEDQIIVVQETEYTGAGKHIQPQLSFARDNGIEIKFGNPNDEIPGKNIIFPETPDLLKAKDLDLDKIKTSLVKNAIKQNNLTSVSNEDIEFLMEDTNTNKDFVINALKELNVTIK
- the orr gene encoding ornithine racemase Orr gives rise to the protein MYPKLKINLCKLEENTKFIKEKCDKNGISIMVVTKSFCALNSAAKAVVDGGADMLADSRISNLVKIKDLKVPKVLLRLPMLSETKEVVKFADISLNSEIDTIKSLSVEANKLNKIHNVLLMIDLGDLREGILPCDVDKTVEEILKLSGVNLYGIGVNLTCYGGVIPDEINLGKLTEIATNIENKFKIKLEMISGGNSSSIYLLDNGKMPSKINNLRPGEVIVLGRETAFGELIEGMHTDIFTLEAEVIELKEKDSIPTGNIGMDAFGNNPVFLDKGKMKRAIIAIGRQDVNPDGLTPYDKDIEIVGASSDHLILDLTNTGKDYSIGSVIKFNIDYGALLMLTTSEYIEKEYIK
- the ortA gene encoding 2-amino-4-oxopentanoate thiolase subunit OrtA yields the protein MEFKKGDWVKIYNVVLTKDERAPQVPDDTKNVPLEMWVKGFALIDGKKGDKIEVKTITGRKAEGEVVEIEPTFTHSFGNNIPELLKIGMDLKEILFGGADNEK
- a CDS encoding GlmL-related ornithine degradation protein, translated to MKFDVLVAEIGSTTTVVNAFSDLNTENPLFVGQGQSPTTVKEGNVNIGLNSAIKDLRSKLNLEEISYDLMLATSSAAGGLKMTVHGLVYDMTAKAAKEAALGAGANIHFLTAGKLRRLDIKKIKDLSPNIILIAGGVDYGERDTAIYNAEKIAELDLHVPVIYAGNIENQEEIKLIFEENNKEHLLYIVDNVYPKIDTLNVEPTRKVIQDVFEEHIIHAPGMEHVKELVMGPIIPTPGAVMEASKILREDIGDLVTVDVGGATTDIHSVTDGSEEINSILISPEPTAKRTVEGDLGVYVNMKNIVDIIGLKKLEEDLKVEASLLNSLIENHVAIPNNKNQITFVERLTEEAVIVSSNRHAGGFRDLFVGGGKKSIAEGKDLSNVRYIIGTGGALTRLPKRIKILKRIALSNRGDKLLPNKEAKILIDNDYIMASLGVLSKENKIAAIKLLKKSLDFKED
- a CDS encoding putative Se/S carrier-like protein; translation: MKKKMTYLIVVNKTNLFKLENMLLSNNIAYDYFPTPKEILSVCTKSIRIKPSFAEEVSNLLYLYTDVLVEKIITL
- a CDS encoding DJ-1 family glyoxalase III, whose translation is MYYIFLAHGFEELEAITVIDMLRRAKIDVRTVSINDKIKVTGAHNITINTDLLIKDLSSKNIDGIILPGGMPGSTNLKNDSTLTKLIFENFHRGKLIAAICAAPIVLAKANILQDIQATCYPSFENQLTGAIISDEKVIIDKNVITSKGPGTAINFGFELIKYISDDLNAKSVINGMLVNI
- a CDS encoding HD-GYP domain-containing protein yields the protein MKPARVGEGIIGNKIVEPVFTFNGNMLLNRGTIVNSKVLKKLMGHNINFVYVIEDIKKDIIPINTLEEKRIARAESTIKKVFLDTLHNEKLGVKTLIPEGNLILVEKIIDSILKDLSDSKDILFTLSDLIDTDEYTYKHSINVTVLTILTANSLNYKKNDIKNIALGALLHDIGKIMVKDNLIAKPGKLTEDERNEVMKHSEFGFQIVDSIEKLSFTTKQIIRLHHEKLDGSGYPLGLKGIEIPEYVRIVTICDMFDAMSTNRVYRDKMSIYKVFDILNGESIYRIDTEIYKAVITNICVFPPGSGVILTDDRMGIVANYNRFNPTRPRVRVINTNSNLLKVEIVNLEKELKLFIKDKWDVDEYLEEIRRRKIRNKKILKTNSYIS